One genomic window of Cydia strobilella chromosome 11, ilCydStro3.1, whole genome shotgun sequence includes the following:
- the LOC134745633 gene encoding lipase member H-B-like, producing MLKVICFAVSFFVLAETLEYSRVGQGYHRGILPDCPGSTKPAEITPNSLRNLKISVFGSRASLTTYSYYHVKRIARHPEIDFNKKTIIYVPGYLDLSAVPIRRSLVQLYQDLGYNVLILDYEAFDSGEMPVAARLMPPVGKHVAEMLSNLTTLGLDPKKLELVGLSLGGQAISFIAKNYREITGRNISSLTALDPAGRCFRHLGPHQRLDPSDADFVLSIATNMDEMGIATPVGHVTFYVNGGEFQPADLWWLPCDTLCSHVKSYILWLSALINPGKFVGLQCDSIQQARDFNCFDRKPLVTNTMDLYTDRSKPGIYYLSTLHKYPYYLGKEGVYRSSEPVLKQLSYLNVADKLLV from the exons ATGTTGAAAGTAATATGTTTTGCTGTGTCGTTTTTTGTATTGGCGGAGACTCTAGAATATTCGAGGGTAGGACAAGGGTACCATAGAGGAATCTTACCAGATT GTCCAGGTTCAACGAAACCTGCAGAAATCACACCAAATAGCTTGAGGAACTTAAAAATATCAGTATTTGGTTCAAGGGCCAGCCTAACAACATACTCTTACTACCATGTCAAACGAATAGCCCGACATCCTGAGATAGATTTCAACAAGAAAACTATTATTTACGTCCCTGGGTATTTGGACCTGTCCGCGGTGCCTATTCGGAGGAGTTTGGTCCAGCTTTATCAGGACTTGGGTTATAATGTTCTCATTTTGGACTATGAGGCTTTTGATTCGGGAGAAATGCCTGT tgcGGCTCGGCTAATGCCTCCAGTTGGCAAGCATGTCGCGGAGATGCTATCAAACCTAACCACGCTCGGACTGGACCCGAAGAAACTAGAACTCGTCGGTCTCAGTCTAGGTGGGCAAGCTATCAGCTTCATAGCAAAGAACTACCGCGAAATAACTGGCCGGAACATATCCTCACTAACCGCTTTGGACCCTGCAGGGCGCTGCTTTAGACATCTCGGACCACATCAAAGACTCGACCCTTCCGATGCAGACTTCGTCCTTAGCATTGCCACAAATATGGACGAAATGGGTATAGCGACTCCTGTCGGTCACGTAACTTTCTACGTCAACGGAGGAGAGTTCCAACCTGCGGATCTGTGGTGGCTACCCTGCGATACCCTTTGCAGTCATGTCAAATCCTATATTCTTTGGCTCTCAGCTCTGATCAATCCAGGAAAATTTGTAGGATTGCAATGTGATTCTATACAACAAGCGAGAGACTTTAACTGTTTTGACCGGAAACCTTTGGTGACGAATACGATGGATTTGTATACGGATAGAAGTAAACCTGGTATATATTACTTGAGTACATTACACAAATACCCTTATTACTTAGGTAAAGAAGGGGTGTATAGAAGCAGTGAACCAGTTTTAAAGCAACTGAGCTATCTGAATGTGGCCGACAAATTGTTGGtttag